One genomic region from Scomber scombrus chromosome 19, fScoSco1.1, whole genome shotgun sequence encodes:
- the mia2 gene encoding cTAGE family member 5 isoform X1 has protein sequence MAVSQAYIFLWGAGIVFVILPHLNLGLLSDYKICADSECASLMSRVQAIRDQRGKDCRFLSFRKGDSIFVYHKLTGKREDLWAGSIDQEFGHFPKDAVVEEQVYVTSEKIVETQESDFFCMDEYGNIIDSSHLDPDYEGDDSDQIIPIQESETTQTSPNTDDTNAGSPATPEDVSTESPPPAPESEGESAGENEEKNDGDEGAGTDEEEHETPAAPNEQGGSPSSSWLSSSVTGWLGLGEEEEAGNVVDEEKKDEIEETQAEGSYTSSMMGWVGLGGGGGGEPDDAKESSNSQEEDGETADSFTSTMTGWLGYGSDKKTEQEHDEEVETDEEEEQAEKFRSRKLSLDLEANQLQGEEETEEMGTLGWLGSGLSSTLGFGLTNQESEEGGEGGEDEETSQKEEEQPASSSWLDLGITDMLGFGKDKNEENEETEEDETLKEPTDSQNVVDTSQSQPAPTDEAKTEPSLERLEEEEKVATKTEPVLEAETREKTTETQLDQNLPSETGSTASVDVDSDGKLEEKSQSMPDSSSQIGSEEEEESKILDDNANEKDVAGEVKKKEMEDEDHQMPESVGNEDEVNSKEPGEEIQTAIDRDQDFVPQNDISSGSVFSSGDLKSTGQSVSEAQEVNNDDKTENVKEEEAEVRKRIDNTEESNEMSVETGASSDDHKAEGSSKETDVLHQEIPMTLSDESAEHSRVSGGAEESSGESLPLSPDTAEEKNEPELKEDDTLTTDHLDTPAITDNNPEAETHHGELGQEFDSSHTTNESAEMHEQALEENTGTFSSHESITNQDTTMDNIHLSTVTPPMQKMEGDEGDADQLKKMENNLQTAQAEKEMLDSEKDFMKECDQKSEREVETEEEPKGEEERQKIEELKEGETQEELKEVEEIKEEVKMQELQENEKQEGIEELKEEDKQEKKVEDLENEKQEEIEELKEEVKLEELKEVEEIKREDKQEELKKMEEMKKEENQEELKEVEEIKKEEKQEDLKKVEEMKKEEKQEELKEVEEMNKEEKQEELKEMKEEKQEELKEVDKMNKEEKQEIAEELKQEAVDELKRDEKQHEVEELKKDEKQEGVEELKGVTKQEEVGGLSEGVKQQEVEEIKEEKKKEVVEEELKEDEKKEEVEEKKQVEELKEEVKPVEELRKEEKQQNVEEVMEEKKEEVMESKEEEKQEQVGELNEEEKQQKVEEVKEEKKEEVMEAKEEEKQEQVDELKEEEKQQKVEEEKKEEVVEELKKEEKQEELKEKEKHDQNDIGNEKETQDSESVFSETAEKTEQNLTESFQAEEEKREVELQIEEKQEAVEEIKEEERREVEVKQQAEDLVDEMRSKEEDSSQILSTRTEESERISFKSDEDRIQEEEKMKYEMAGDSSTTEKITEILSEDHNGEVAEDESGGAFGLFKNAFGLFGEAPSPEIKESTEPTPSLDTNTGETSQPEASSTPEQDSTIASSQVYTEDTMIQPSSASLTQTPYHPSSPYPNKEASLKPKTPSKHYKTLLVHMSADDTAILEELFGRHKLEFLDFILGGSEAVTKDPESESILFDIETLLHHQMEMLFAPSMRLTDSPQEDKEKTRTLIVLQKLQMLLERVKQAFNTGDDSRKTGDSSVGVHDNIRRDEEMKEKKERDGKMSGDTGKEKKSEKGGGKEERVSTEEKKVSQPGSLQQLGDVMKQILDFAHQTVKDSSTHARAVAELLIWLTVQVVSSLPDDIRPGPDLYGVPWEPVIFSSLLGLVTMLLFSCRCYSSVKSRLYRSKERWLAEQFSHLLEEKCKVLETLSKCQQEYDELETSLRDSGVLAQTQKTEHLEVKATQLEHAKRELERDMDQLKDQLDQQKEHRIEQENRIAALEESMKTCEEEAKNLQSQEEQAQTTLKVYSMNSDRLQRNLETAGEEKALLQESNAQLQQQVEGWAERVSELEEEMRRCEAAHNGMMQDVANKDERIISLTDRLLRMKAWDSDLEEGGEETSNGTAGKGEENGKGDDSQSHLQKVQKLIYAAKLNADLKSVDEDKDRVFAKLNDEVKAKEELEGSIKELEDEQLSLQSDSENYTDQVQRLQQKLNIMTEMYQENELKLHRLLTVEEKERLQKEEKLNKADKNIALAMEELQNYRRRAEEMEEELEKTKQAYQTQISAHEKKAHNNWLAARAADRELSDIRRENGLFRQKLTDTQFKLDALDKDPYALDSLARPLPFRAERSPYGPSPLGRPASETRAFLSPPTLMEGPPARLSPRVEPPGGQGEMERSGGPHSDSGSMSPTWDRDRRGHMPGPPGPLGPPGYMFPEPGGPMYRRPVPPPGAMGILPPPGSLPHGPPLPHPRGLPLGGPPSRPHPADMADGPYRENSLGPGEQDPRESGPGDRRTPPEADPRMGGPPMGPMDGPFPRRAPYGPPDFYPPRGPGGPPMMPMWAPPPPGMMFPPRFPPGGPPHPHMPSYGHPMRAPPPDGLPPPSMGPPPTQSHSPEEHTPSPQDMI, from the exons GCCATCAGGGACCAACGTGGTAAAGATTGTCGTTTCCTTAGCTTCAGAAAAGGAGACTCCATCTTTGTTTATCACAAACtgacaggaaagagggaagacCTCTGGGCAGGCAGT ATTGACCAAGAGTTTGGCCATTTCCCAAAGGATGCAGTGGTAGAGGAACAGGTTTATGTGACTTCGGAGAAAATAGTGGAGACACAG GAATCAGACTTCTTCTGTATGGATGAGTATGGGAATATCATTGACTCCAGTCATTTGGACCCTGATTATGAAGGTGATGACAGTGATCAGATAATCCCAATCCAGGAGTCAGAAACAACCCAAACCAGCCCAAACACTGATGACACTAATGCTGGAAGTCCTGCAACACCTGAAGATGTCTCTACAGAATCTCCACCGCCAGCACCGGAATCTGAGGGCGAATCAGCAGGAGAGAACGAAGAGAAAAATGATGGCGATGAAGGTGCCGGGACTGACGAGGAAGAGCACGAGACTCCTGCGGCTCCGAACGAACAAGGTGggtctccctcctcttcctggCTCAGTTCTTCAGTGACAGGATGGTTAGGTCTGggggaagaggaagaagctgGCAATGTGGTTGACGAAGAGAAGAAAGACGAGATTGAGGAAACGCAGGCTGAAGGTTCTTACACTTCTTCAATGATGGGGTGGGTGGGgctaggaggaggaggaggaggagaacctgATGATGCCAAAGAGAGCTCAAATAGtcaagaagaagatggagaaaCTGCTGATTCTTTCACTTCAACCATGACCGGGTGGCTTGGTTACGGAAGCGATAAAAAGACAGAACAAGAGCATGATGAAGAAGTAGAAAcggatgaagaagaagaacaggcAGAGAAATTCAGGAGCAGGAAATTGTCTCTGGACCTGGAAGCCAATCAATTACAAGGTGAGGAGGAAACGGAAGAGATGGGGACATTGGGTTGGCTGGGAAGTGGTCTCTCCAGCACACTGGGGTTTGGCTTGACCAATCAGGAGTCAGAAGAGGGCGGAGAGGGCGGAGAGGATGAAGAGACGAGCCAGAAGGAAGAGGAACAGCCAGCATCCAGCTCGTGGTTAGATTTAGGGATCACGGATATGTTGGGCTTCGGGAAAGATAAGAATGAAGAGAatgaagagacagaggaggacgAAACCTTAAAAGAACCAACAGACTCACAGAACGTGGTGGACACTAGTCAGTCACAACCTGCACCGACAGATGAGGCAAAGACAGAGCCAAGCTTAGAGAGactagaagaagaagaaaaggttgCAACCAAAACAGAACCAGTACTTGAAgcagaaacaagagaaaagacaaCTGAGACTCAACTAGATCAAAATCTCCCATCAGAGACAGGCAGCACAGCATCAGTCGATGTTGACAGTGATGGAAAGTTAGAAGAAAAGTCCCAGTCCATGCCTGACAGTTCTTCCCAAATAGggagtgaagaagaagaggaaagtaaAATTTTAGACGATAATGCGAATGAGAAAGATGTAGCGGGTGAGGTAAagaagaaagagatggaggatgAAGATCATCAGATGCCTGAATCAGTAGGAAATGAGGACGAGGTTAACAGCAAAGAGCCAGGAGAAGAAATTCAAACTGCAATTGACCGTGATCAGGATTTTGTTCCACAAAATGACATCAGCTCAGGCTCTGTTTTCAGTTCTGGTGATTTAAAGTCAACGGGACAATCTGTAAGTGAGGCTCAGGAGGTCAATAACGACGACAAAACAGAAAACgtgaaagaggaagaggcagaaGTTAGAAAACGCATTGATAACACAGAAGAATCTAATGAAATGTCTGTTGAAACTGGTGCTAGTAGTGATGATCATAAAGCTGAAGGGAGTAGTAAAGAGACAGATGTGCTTCACCAAGAAATTCCCATGACTCTGAGTGATGAGTCAGCAGAACACAGTCGAGTCAGTGGTGGTGCAGAAGAGAGCAGTGGAGAGAGTCTACCTTTATCACCTGACACAGCTGAGGAGAAGAATGAACCAGAGCTTAAAGAGGATGATACTTTAACTACTGATCATTTAGACACACCAGCCATTACTGATAATAACCCAGAAGCAGAGACACATCATGGTGAGTTAGGACAAGAGTTTGATTCGTCCCATACTACTAATGAAAGTGCTGAAATGCATGAACAGGCCTTAGAGGAGAATACAGGGACATTTTCCTCTCATGAAAGCATTACCAATCAAGATACCACTATGGACAACATACATCTGTCCACTGTGACTCCTCCAATGCAAAAAATGGAAGGCGATGAAGGCGATGCAGATCAATTAAAGAAAATGGAGAACAACCTGCAAACAGCTCAAGCTGAGAAAGAGATGTTAGACTCTGAGAAAGACTTTATGAAGGAATGTGACCAGAAGTCTGAAAGAGAGGTAGAGACTGAGGAAGAACcaaagggagaggaagagcgGCAGAAGATAGAAGAGTTAAAGGAAGGGGAGACACAGGAGGAGTTAAAAGAAGTGGAGGAGATAAAGGAAGAGGTGAAGATGCAAGAATTACAGGAGAATGAAAAGCAGGAGGGGATAGAAGAGTTAAAGGAAGAGGACAAACAGGAGAAGAAGGTGGAGGACttagaaaatgaaaagcaagaGGAGATAGAAGAGTTAAAGGAAGAGGTGAAATTGGAGGAGTTAAAAGAGGTGGAAGAGATTAAGAGAGAGGACAAACAGGAGGAGTTAAAGAAGAtggaagagatgaagaaagaggagaaccAGGAGGAGTTAAAGGAGGTTGAAGAGAtcaagaaagaggaaaaacaggagGACTTAAAGAAGGtggaagagatgaagaaagaggaaaaacaggagGAGTTAAAGGAGGTGGAAGAGatgaataaagaagaaaaacaggaggAGTTGAAGGAGATGAAAgaagagaagcaggaggagTTAAAGGAGGTGGACAAGATGAATaaagaggagaaacaggagaTAGCAGAGGAGTTGAAACAGGAGGCAGTAGATGAGTTaaagagagatgaaaaacaGCATGAGGTGGAGGAGTTGAAGAAAGATGAGAAACAGGAGGGAGTGGAGGAGTTAAAGGGAGTGACGAAGCAAGAGGAAGTTGGGGGGTTAAGTGAAGGTGTGAAGCAGCAGGAAGTGGAAGAgataaaggaagaaaagaagaaggaggtggTGGAAGAGGAGTTAAAGGAAgatgagaagaaagaggaagtagAAGAGAAGAAGCAGGTGGAGGAGTTAAAAGAAGAGGTGAAGCCTGTTGAGGAATTaaggaaagaggagaagcagcagaATGTAGAGGAAGTcatggaagagaagaaggaggaggtgatggagtcaaaggaagaagagaagcagGAGCAGGTGGGGGAGTTAAATgaagaggagaagcagcagaaagtagaggaggtgaaggaagagaagaaagaggaggtgatggaggcaaaggaagaagagaagcagGAGCAGGTGGATGAGttaaaggaagaggagaagcagcagaaagtagaggaagagaagaaggaagaggtggtggaggagttaaagaaagaagagaaacaggaggagttgaaagaaaaggaaaagcatGATCAAAATGACATTGGCaatgagaaagaaacacaagacTCAGAATCTGTGTTCTCTGAAACAGCCGAAAAGACTGAACAGAATCTGACAGAAAGCTTCCaggcagaagaagagaagagggaagTGGAGTTACAGATAGAGGAAAAACAGGAGGCAGTAGAAGAAattaaagaagaggagaggagggaagttGAAGTAAAGCAGCAGGCAGAGGATCTGGTGGATGAGATGAGGAGCAAAGAGGAAGACAGTAGTCAAATATTATCAACCAGGACAGAGGAGAGCGAGAGGATCTCATTTAAGAGTGATGAGGATAGAAtacaggaggaagaaaagatgaaatatgaaatggCAGGTGACAGCAGCACCACTGAGAAGATAACGGAAATACTCTCTGAAGATCACAATGGAGAGGTGGCAGAAGATGAAAGTGGAGGAGCGTTCGGCCTTTTCAAAAATGCCTTCGGCCTCTTCGGTGAAGCTCCAAGCCCTGAAATAAAGGAGTCAACAGAACCGACCCCGAGTTTGGATACCAACACAGGTGAGACGTCTCAGCCAGAAGCCTCTTCGACCCCTGAGCAAGATTCCACTATCGCTTCAAGTCAAGTTTACACTGAAGACACCATGATCCAGCCATCATCTGCCTCCTTAACCCAAACCCCTTATCACCCCAGCTCTCCGTATCCAAACAAAGAAGCGTCCCTCAAACCGAAAACCCCCTCCAAACATTACAAAACCCTCCTCGTCCACATGAGCGCCGACGACACGGCTATTTTGGAGGAGCTCTTTGGGCGACACAAGCTGGAGTTTTTGGATTTCATTCTGGGTGGATCAGAAGCCGTGACTAAGGACCCAGAGTCTGAGTCTATATTGTTTGATATAGAAACACTCCTGCATCACCAAATGGAGATGCTCTTTGCTCCAAGCATGAGGCTCACGGATTCACCGCAGGAGGATAAGGAGAAGACCAGGACACTCATCGTGCTTCAGAAACTTCAAATGCTGCTGGAAAGAGTGAAACAGGCATTTAACACAG GGGACGACTCAAGAAAAACAGGAGATTCTTCTGTAGGCGTGCATGACAACATCCgcagagatgaagagatgaaggagaagaaagaaagagatggaaaaaTGAGTGGAGACActggaaaagagaagaaaagtgagaaaggaggaggtaAAGAAGAGAGAGTGTCCACTGAAGAAAAGAAGGTGTCACAGCCCGGATCACTACAGCAACTGGGAG ACGTAATGAAGCAGATTCTGGACTTTGCTCATCAGACTGTTAAAGATTCATCCACTCATGCTCGTGCAGTGGCAGAACTCCTCATATGGCTTACAGTGCAG GTTGTATCATCGCTGCCTGATGACATCAGACCCGGGCCTGACCTGTACGGGGTGCCATGGGAACCAGTCATTTTCTCCAGTCTGTTGGGGCTGGTGACAATGCTGCTGTTCAGCTGTAGATGTTATAGCTCT GTCAAAAGCAGACTGTATCGAA GTAAAGAGCGGTGGCTGGCTGAGCAGTTTTCACATCTCCTGGAAGAGAAGTGTAAAGTCCTTGAGACTCTCAGCAAATGTCAACAAGAG TATGATGAACTGGAGACCTCACTGAGGGACAGTGGAGTCTTGGCCCAAACTCAAAAGACAGAACATCTGGAG GTCAAAGCCACACAGTTGGAACATGCTAAAAGGGAGCTGGAGAGGGATATGGATCAATTGAAGGATCAGCTGGACCAACAGAAAGAACACAGGATTGAGCAAGAAAACAGG ATAGCAGCACTCGAGGAGAGCATGAAAACATGTGAGGAAGAAGCCAAAAACCTCCAGTCGCAGGAAGAACAG gCACAAACCACTCTGAAAGTGTACAGCATGAACAGTGACAGACTACAGAGGAACCTGGAAACAGCTGGAGAGGAGAAAGCACTGCTGCAGGAGAGCAATGCTCAG TTACAGCAGCAGGTGGAGGGATGGGCAGAACGAGTGAGTGagttggaggaggagatgaggaggtgTGAGGCCGCCCACAACGGAATGATGCAGGACGTGGCCAACAAGGATGAGCGTATAATT tctttaacGGATCGGCTGCTGAGAATGAAGGCTTGGGATTCAGAcctggaggaaggaggagaggagacgtCCAATGGGACGGcggggaaaggagaggagaatgGAAAAGGGGACGACTCACAGAGCCACCTCCAGAAAGTCCAGAAACTCATTTATGCTGCTAAG CTGAATGCAGACCTCAAATCAGTCGACGAAGACAAGGACAGAGTATTCGCCAAACTGAACGATGAAGTCAAAGCTAAAGAAGAACTGGAAG GGAGCATCAAGGAGCTGGAGGATGAGCAGTTATCCCTGCAGTCAGACAGTGAGAACTACACAGATCAG GTGCAGCGATTACAACAGAAGCTCAATATTATGACAGAGATGTACCAGGAGAATGAGCTCAAGCTGCACAG actgcTGACAGTGGAGGAGAAAGAGCGCCTGCAGAAAGAGGAGAAGTTAAACAAAGCAGACAAAAACATTGCGTTGGCCATGGAGGAGCTCCAAAACTACAG ACGTCGtgcagaggagatggaggaagagctgGAGAAAACCAAACAGGCTTACCAGACCCAAATATCAGCACATGAGAAGAAGGCTCACAATAACTGG ctggCAGCGCGAGCAGCAGACAGAGAACTATCAGACATCAGGAGAGAAAACGGCCTCTTTAGACAGAA gctgacagacacacagtttaaaCTGGACGCCCTCGACAAAGATCCCTACGCCTTGGACAGCCTGGCTAGACCACTGCCTTTCCgag CTGAAAGGTCACCATACGGTCCCTCTCCTCTGGGTCGACCCGCGTCTGAAACCAGAGcgttcctctctcctcccacacTGATGGAGGGACCACCTGCTAGACTCTCTCCTAGAG TGGAGCCCCCTGGTGGTCAAGGTGAGATGGAGCGGAGTGGAGGTCCCCACTCGGACAGTGGCTCAATGTCTCCTACGTGGGACAGAGATCGCAGGGGACACATGCCAGGACCCCCCGGGCCTCTCGGACCTCCAG gctaCATGTTTCCAGAACCAGGAGGTCCCATGTACAGGAGACCTGTTCCCCCTCCAGGAGCCATGGGCATTCTGCCTCCTCCTGGCTCCCTCCCGCACGGCCCTCCTCTCCCCCATCCTAGGGGCCTCCCTCTCGGTGGCCCACCAAGTCGCCCCCACCCTGCAGACATGGCAG ATGGCCCATACAGAGAGAACAGCCTCGGACCTGGAGAACAGGATCCCAGAGAg TCTGGTCCCGGTGATCGAAGGACTCCCCCTGAAGCAGATCCAAGGATGGGTGGCCCACCCATGGGCCCCATGGACGGTCCCTTCCCTCGTAGAGCCCCTTACGGACCCCCTGATTTCTACCCTCCCAGGGGTCCAGGGGGGCCTCCCATGATGCCAA TGTGGGCTCCTCCACCTCCAGGCATGATGTTCCCTCCTCGCTTCCCACCCGGCGGACCTCCTCACCCTCACATGCCCTCTTACGGCCATCCTATGCGGGCCCCTCCACCCGACggcctccctcctccttccatggGTCCCCCTCCCACACAGAGCCATTCGCCAGAGGAGCACACACCCTCACCTCAAGACATGATTTGA